A genomic stretch from Pontibacter liquoris includes:
- the rho gene encoding transcription termination factor Rho: MYNIEELKDRLLSELKEIAEDLGVKNFKKLSKQDLVYKILDQQAITPPDKIDKKFKSEPVAAAPVAVAAQENTTPVIAEVSVQEAPAPAPARRPREQSVRSEIVAETLVRTPPMKDHGPQTQENRERAPRRDNRNDGREQNNDNRNERPAERVDNRENRNERQDTRENRFERTTEREPREFNNNRNENNRNENNRGNDNRGNDNRGNDNRGENNRNENRGENAPRRNNPQQANASSTNFKEFDGIILNEGVLELMQDGYGFLRSTHYNYLASPDDIYVSPSQIKLFGLKTGDTVKGQIRPPKEGEKYFALLKVDLVNGRTTEEIRDRIPFQHLTPLFPEERLKLTTRPSMLSTRILDLFAPIGKGQRGMIVAQPKTGKTVLLKEIANAISENHPEVYLMILLIDERPEEVTDMARSVKAEVIASTFDETAERHVKVSSIVLDKAKRMVECGHDVVILLDSITRLARAYNTVVPSSGKILSGGVDANALHKPKRFFGAARNVENGGSLTIIATALIDTGSKMDEVIFEEFKGTGNMELQLDRKLANRRTYPAIDVPASGTRREDLLMDRDELNRIWILRKFMSDMNSIEAMEFLKDKMTGTKSNEEFLISMNG, translated from the coding sequence ATGTATAATATTGAAGAGTTGAAAGATAGACTTCTTTCAGAACTTAAGGAAATAGCTGAAGACCTGGGTGTTAAGAACTTCAAAAAGCTGAGCAAACAAGACTTGGTTTACAAAATCCTGGACCAGCAAGCCATTACCCCTCCCGACAAAATAGATAAAAAATTCAAATCAGAACCTGTTGCAGCCGCGCCTGTGGCTGTAGCAGCTCAAGAAAATACAACTCCTGTTATTGCTGAAGTAAGTGTGCAGGAAGCCCCCGCCCCGGCTCCGGCCAGAAGGCCCCGCGAGCAGTCGGTGCGCAGCGAAATTGTAGCTGAAACGCTGGTAAGAACGCCTCCGATGAAAGATCATGGCCCCCAGACGCAGGAAAACAGGGAGCGTGCCCCCCGCCGCGATAATCGCAACGATGGCCGGGAGCAAAACAATGACAACCGGAACGAGCGCCCTGCTGAGCGGGTTGACAACAGAGAAAACCGCAACGAACGCCAGGATACCCGCGAAAACCGCTTTGAACGTACCACCGAACGTGAGCCGCGTGAGTTTAACAATAACCGCAACGAGAACAATCGCAACGAAAATAACCGCGGCAACGACAACCGTGGGAATGATAATCGGGGCAACGACAACCGGGGCGAAAACAACCGAAACGAGAATCGCGGCGAAAACGCACCTCGCCGTAACAACCCGCAACAGGCAAACGCCAGCAGTACCAACTTTAAAGAATTTGACGGAATAATCCTAAATGAAGGTGTACTGGAGCTCATGCAGGACGGCTACGGTTTCCTGCGTTCCACGCACTATAACTATTTAGCTTCGCCGGATGATATTTATGTGTCGCCTTCGCAGATAAAGCTTTTTGGTCTGAAAACCGGTGATACCGTGAAAGGCCAGATCCGTCCGCCAAAAGAAGGCGAGAAGTATTTTGCCCTGCTGAAAGTAGACCTGGTGAACGGCCGTACGACCGAAGAGATCCGTGACCGTATTCCGTTCCAGCACCTGACGCCGCTTTTCCCGGAAGAGCGCCTCAAACTGACAACACGCCCAAGCATGCTGTCCACGCGTATCCTCGATCTGTTTGCTCCGATCGGTAAAGGCCAGCGCGGCATGATCGTGGCGCAGCCGAAAACAGGTAAGACTGTGCTCTTGAAAGAAATTGCCAACGCCATTTCTGAAAACCACCCGGAAGTATACCTGATGATCCTGCTGATCGACGAACGCCCGGAAGAAGTAACGGATATGGCCCGCAGCGTAAAAGCAGAGGTGATCGCCTCTACCTTCGACGAAACAGCCGAACGTCACGTGAAAGTATCAAGCATTGTGCTCGATAAAGCCAAGCGCATGGTAGAGTGCGGCCATGATGTGGTGATCCTGCTCGACTCGATCACGCGTTTGGCCCGTGCCTATAACACCGTGGTTCCGTCGTCGGGCAAGATCCTGTCGGGTGGTGTGGATGCCAACGCGCTGCACAAGCCCAAGCGTTTCTTCGGTGCTGCCCGCAACGTGGAAAACGGTGGTTCCCTGACCATCATCGCCACTGCCCTGATCGACACAGGTTCTAAAATGGACGAGGTAATCTTCGAAGAATTTAAAGGTACCGGTAACATGGAACTGCAGCTGGACCGCAAACTGGCCAACCGCCGTACGTACCCGGCCATCGACGTGCCTGCTTCCGGTACCCGCCGCGAAGACCTGCTGATGGACCGCGACGAGCTGAACCGTATCTGGATCCTGCGCAAGTTTATGTCCGACATGAATTCGATCGAAGCCATGGAGTTCCTGAAAGACAAGATGACAGGCACCAAGAGCAACGAAGAGTTCCTGATCTCGATGAACGGGTAA